GGGCAGTCTGCTGGCAATATCGGCGAGAAGACGGCCCGAGACGAGGATCGTTCCCTCTTCGTCGACATCAGCATCGATCTCGGTTTGCGAAGAGACCTCGTAGTCGAAGCTCGACAGACGCAGCCCTGCGTCTGTGGTCTCGATCAGCACGCCGCTGAGAATGGGCAGCGTCGTTCGCTGCGGCAGCAGTTTGACGGCGAATGAGACGGCCTCACTCAAGACATCGCGGTTGACGCTGAATCGCACCTGGTACCCCTGTCGAACTCGATGGACAAGTCGCACACCATGCTAGCCCCACATCGCTCGGGCAAAACGTGTCATTCGCCGAAACGGCGTCGGGCGGCGAAGGTTCCCGCGTGAACGTTCTTTAAGTAATTCTCTTAATCGGCTTAACCGTTGTGGAAACTGTGGATAAGTCCCGACACGCCGCTGTTTCTGTGGGAACTACACGTGTGTGAGTTGTTGAAGCGGTGTGGGATCCGCGTAATTACACGGTTGTGACCTGTCGCGGCCGAGACCCCGTCATTCACAGCTGAGGGCCATTTTTCCCCATGTGAAGAGAAGTTGTCCGGATCTTCTCCACAAGTTATCCACAGGCCGGATTAAAGCCCCGGTGGATCAGCGGTTTCCCTGCTTGATTCTGCTGGTGAGCTCGGTCACCTGGTTATAGATCGAACGACGCTCCTGCATGAGGTCTCCAATCTTCTTGTTCGCGTACATGACCGTGGTGTGGTCGCGCCCGCCGAACAGCTGGCCGATTTTTGGCAGCGAGAGATTCGTGAGCTCGCGGCACAGATACATCGCGATCTGGCGGGACGTCGCGACGGCCTGGGAACGGCTCGAGCCGTAGAGGTCATCGACCGTGAGCTTGAAGTAGGCGGCCGTGGTGTTGATGATGTCGACCGGCGAGATGACGTTGTCTTCGTCGAGCGTGATGATGTCTTTGAGTACCGTCTGCACGAGTGCCATGTCAACCGGGGTGTGATTGAGACTGGCGAACGCCGTGACGCGAATCAGGGTTCCTTCAAGCTCGCGAATGTTGCTCGACACCTTCGAGGCGATGAACTCGAGCACCTCGTCGGGAATCTGCAGGCGCTCGCTTTGCGCCTTCTTGCGCAGAATGGCGATGCGCGTCTCGAGATCGGGAACCTGCACATCGGTGATGAGTCCCCACTCGAAGCGCGACCGCATGCGGTCTTCGAAACCCGTCAGGTGCTTGGGGGGAAGGTCGCTTGTGATCACAACCTGCTTGTTGTGGTCGTGCAACGTGTTGAAGGTATGGAAGAACGCTTCCTGAGTCTCGGCCTTGTTCTGAAGAAACTGAATGTCGTCGATGAGGAGAATGTCGATGTCGCGGTATCGGGCTTGGAACTCTTGCCCTCGGTTGTTTGCGATCGAGTTGATGAAGTCGTTTGTGAACTCTTCGCTCGAGACGTAACGCACGCGAATTCCGGGGTACAGGTTCATGGCGTAGTGGCCGATGGCGTGCAGAAGGTGCGTTTTTCCCAGGCCCGAGTCGCCGTAGATGAAGAGCGGGTTGTACGCCTTTGCGGGTGCTTCTGAAACGGCGACCGCCGCGGCATGGGCGAAGCGGTTGGATTGCCCGATGACGAAATTGTCGAATGAATACTTGGGGTTCAGCCGCGTATCGTTTTGCCTTGCGGGCAGAACCGAGGGCGGCATTGAGTACGACGGCTGCTGCTCTTGTTGTTGCGGTCTGGGGGGCTCTGGCAGCGATTCGGTGTTGTAGTCGTATTCCTGCTCGATGATCTCGGGGTTCACGACGACGGCGAAGGTGGATGCTCCGTGAGACTGTTCGATCGTGTTCGCGAACGCCTGCAGAATCGGCGCCCTCATTCGCGCATTGAGCTGTCCCGCCGTGAACTCGTTGGGAACCTCAAGATAGAAGGTTCCGCCCATGATTCCCTTGGGAACGACGAGACTCAGAAAACCCTGCAGCGGCGGCGTGATCCGCTCATCGTCGGCGAGTGCATCGAGCACGATCTGCCATGTGGCTGCAACATCCTGCTGCTCGTCAGACATAGACTCCCCCGTATTTATCCACAGCGTTATCCACCGATTCAACCCCACCGAAGCGCGTCGTCGCGCCGTCACCTGCAGGGGCTGTGGATAACTAGATCACATCACGGTAGTCTGAGGAAGAGGCCAAGGCAAAATTCCGCGCGGTGACGGTTGGCGCGACTCGGTGTGTCGTTGCGCTGCAGCCTGTGAAAGTTGTGGATAATTGCCCTTTTGGCATCGCGCGGTTTGACCGGGACTGCGCGACAACGTAGTTTTAATCAGTTGACGCCGCCCGATTGCGCTCGGGCATAATCTTTCCCGTTGCACACTGATGCGGCGGGTGTCCTCCAGGAGAAGTGATGAGCAAGAGAACGTTCCAGCCGAACAACCGTCGTCGTGCAAAGGTTCACGGCTTCCGCGCCCGCATGCGTACGCGCGCCGGCCGCGCGATTGTGTCGGCCCGTCGCCGCAAGGGCCGCACAGAGCTCTCCGCGTAAGACGGCCTCGGCCGACAGTGCTCGACAAGGCTCATCGCATCACGAGCGCTGCTGACTATAAGCACGTCGTGCGCCGAGGTCGACGCAGCGCTGGTAGGAGTACCGTGACATACGCAACGAAGAACCCGAATGGTGGCGACCCACGATTCGGGTTCATTGTTGCGAAAACGGTCGGGAATGCCGTCACTCGCAATCGCGTGCGTCGTCGGTTGAAGGCGCTCGCGTACTCGGCACTTCGCGGTGAATTGGTCCCTGAAACCCCGCTTATCGGTCGTGACCTGGTGTTTCGCGCACTACCTTCGGCATCGACAGCATCTTTCGATGATTTGCGAGCCGATGTTTCTCGCGCAATCGCGTCTGTGGCGGCGCGATGATCGTCGACGCGCTGCGGACCGTGCTTCTCATTCCACGCAATCTCGCTGTTGCCCTGCTTCAGGTATACCGGCGCCTTGTTTCGCCGCTGTATGGCGATGTCTGCCGGTACTACCCGTCCTGCTCCGCTTTCACCCTTCGGGCGATTCAGATCCACGGTGTCGTGATCGGGTCCGTGATGGGTGTGCGCCGCATTCTCCGGTG
This DNA window, taken from Paramicrobacterium agarici, encodes the following:
- the dnaA gene encoding chromosomal replication initiator protein DnaA; the protein is MSDEQQDVAATWQIVLDALADDERITPPLQGFLSLVVPKGIMGGTFYLEVPNEFTAGQLNARMRAPILQAFANTIEQSHGASTFAVVVNPEIIEQEYDYNTESLPEPPRPQQQEQQPSYSMPPSVLPARQNDTRLNPKYSFDNFVIGQSNRFAHAAAVAVSEAPAKAYNPLFIYGDSGLGKTHLLHAIGHYAMNLYPGIRVRYVSSEEFTNDFINSIANNRGQEFQARYRDIDILLIDDIQFLQNKAETQEAFFHTFNTLHDHNKQVVITSDLPPKHLTGFEDRMRSRFEWGLITDVQVPDLETRIAILRKKAQSERLQIPDEVLEFIASKVSSNIRELEGTLIRVTAFASLNHTPVDMALVQTVLKDIITLDEDNVISPVDIINTTAAYFKLTVDDLYGSSRSQAVATSRQIAMYLCRELTNLSLPKIGQLFGGRDHTTVMYANKKIGDLMQERRSIYNQVTELTSRIKQGNR
- the rpmH gene encoding 50S ribosomal protein L34 yields the protein MSKRTFQPNNRRRAKVHGFRARMRTRAGRAIVSARRRKGRTELSA
- the rnpA gene encoding ribonuclease P protein component, with the protein product MLDKAHRITSAADYKHVVRRGRRSAGRSTVTYATKNPNGGDPRFGFIVAKTVGNAVTRNRVRRRLKALAYSALRGELVPETPLIGRDLVFRALPSASTASFDDLRADVSRAIASVAAR
- the yidD gene encoding membrane protein insertion efficiency factor YidD — translated: MIVDALRTVLLIPRNLAVALLQVYRRLVSPLYGDVCRYYPSCSAFTLRAIQIHGVVIGSVMGVRRILRCHPWAAGGIDDVPEKKNFRYALNRHGFVVSPTDRKN